The segment ATCTCAACGCAGAAACTATTATGGAAGGTCGATCTGAATGAAAAGTTCGGGGTGGTGCAAAACTTTTTTGGGGTCGGCAGCTCGCCGATCGTTTACGGCGACTTGCTGCTGGTGATGGTCGGCGGCAGCCCGCCCGAGTCGCATCAGTTCGGGCGGTTCGATCTGGATCGGGTCGTCGGCAAAGATAGCGGCGTCGTCGCGCTCAACAAAATGACCGGCGAAGTGGTCTATCACAAGAGCGACGAACTGGCGAGCTACGCCAGCATGACCTGGGCGAAGATTGGGGAACGCCCGTTTGCGTTCGCCTTCGTTCGAGGCGGACTGTTGGCGTTTCAACCTGAAACCGGCGTCATCGATTTCCATTTCCCCTGGCGAGCCAAGATCCGCGACAGCGTCAACGCCAGCACGCCGGTGATCGTCGGCGACGAAGTTTTCATCTCGGAGACGTACGGTCCGGGCAGCGCACTCTTGAAGGTGAAGACCGGCGGCTATGACGTCGTCTGGGAAGATGATCCGAAGAAGCGTGACAAGGCGATGCAGACCCACTGGAACACCGCCGTCTATCACGACGGCTATCTGTATGGTTCGAGCGGCCGCCATACCGGCAACGCCGAACTCCGCTGCATCGAATGGAAGACCGGCCAAGTGAAGTGGAGCGTCCCCGGCTTGACCCGCTCTTCCCTCCTCTACGTCGACGGCCACTTCGTCTGCCTCAGTGAAGATGGCATCCTACGCTTGATCAAAGCGAACCCGGAGAAGTACGAACTGGTTTCAGAAACCGAATTGCGTCAGGCGCCGGAGCCTGGTGAACGCGTTCGCCCGCTGCTGAAGTACCCAGCCTGGTCGGCGCCGATTTTGTCGCACGGGCTGCTGTATGTGCGCGGTGATGATCGGTTGGTTTGCTTAGAAGTAATGCCGGTGAAATAGTCCGAAACTAGCCCGCAGCGCAAGCGAGGGAATGCGCTCGGCCAAATGAGAAATGCCGAAACCAGAATTACGAACGAAAACGAATTCATCGTTTGAGTTTCGTCATTTACCTGCGACCACATTCCCTCGCTTGCGCTGCGGGCTAGTATTCAATCAACAAAAAAAACGGCGCCTCGTTGGAGGCGCCGTT is part of the Blastopirellula sediminis genome and harbors:
- a CDS encoding PQQ-binding-like beta-propeller repeat protein, with amino-acid sequence MKKRKFVALAACLSLVSFYVLPHVACGEETLPPDLGTRKQGTDWETFLGPTLDSKSTETGLTTPWPEAGPRVVWQRELGTSYGIGSVSRGRFFQFDRYDDVERLTVLNAETGEFLWKFEYPTSYEDSLGYNNGPRTSPIIDGDRVYIYGAEGKMHCLQISTQKLLWKVDLNEKFGVVQNFFGVGSSPIVYGDLLLVMVGGSPPESHQFGRFDLDRVVGKDSGVVALNKMTGEVVYHKSDELASYASMTWAKIGERPFAFAFVRGGLLAFQPETGVIDFHFPWRAKIRDSVNASTPVIVGDEVFISETYGPGSALLKVKTGGYDVVWEDDPKKRDKAMQTHWNTAVYHDGYLYGSSGRHTGNAELRCIEWKTGQVKWSVPGLTRSSLLYVDGHFVCLSEDGILRLIKANPEKYELVSETELRQAPEPGERVRPLLKYPAWSAPILSHGLLYVRGDDRLVCLEVMPVK